Proteins encoded in a region of the Sterolibacterium denitrificans genome:
- the fabD gene encoding ACP S-malonyltransferase has product MKFALVFPGQGSQKLGMMAAYGEHPVIRDTFAEASAALGRDLWQLVSEGPAEALNQTVNTQPLMLTAGIAAYRLWLAQGGPQPAYVAGHSLGEYSALVAAGAIDFADAVPLVELRARAMQEAVPAGEGGMAAILGLDVATVRAACAEAAAGQVVEAVNLNAPEQTVIAGHAAAVQRAADACKAKGAKRAVMLPVSAPFHCALMRPAAEKLKQRLATLTLHAPRIPLVNNVDVAIVDDPERIKDALVRQAAAPVRWVETMQAMAAEGVSHVYECGPGKVLAGLVKRCADDLEGGALADAAGIDAAIATLRG; this is encoded by the coding sequence ATGAAGTTTGCGCTCGTTTTTCCCGGCCAGGGTTCGCAGAAGCTCGGCATGATGGCAGCTTATGGCGAGCATCCGGTCATCCGCGATACCTTCGCCGAAGCGTCGGCCGCGCTTGGGCGCGATCTCTGGCAACTGGTCAGCGAAGGTCCGGCCGAGGCGCTCAACCAGACTGTCAATACCCAGCCGCTGATGCTGACTGCCGGCATTGCCGCGTATCGTCTGTGGCTGGCCCAGGGCGGCCCGCAGCCGGCATACGTCGCGGGGCACAGCCTGGGCGAATATTCGGCGCTGGTCGCCGCCGGTGCCATCGACTTTGCCGACGCCGTACCGCTCGTCGAGCTACGCGCCAGGGCGATGCAGGAAGCCGTACCGGCCGGTGAGGGCGGCATGGCGGCGATTCTTGGCCTCGACGTGGCAACCGTGCGCGCCGCCTGTGCCGAAGCCGCCGCAGGGCAGGTCGTCGAGGCCGTCAATCTGAATGCGCCCGAGCAGACCGTCATCGCCGGTCACGCCGCCGCCGTGCAGCGTGCCGCCGACGCCTGCAAGGCGAAAGGCGCCAAGCGTGCCGTGATGCTGCCGGTTTCCGCTCCCTTCCATTGCGCGCTGATGCGTCCGGCGGCGGAAAAACTCAAGCAGCGTCTGGCGACGCTGACGCTGCATGCGCCAAGAATTCCGCTGGTCAATAATGTCGATGTGGCCATCGTCGATGATCCCGAACGAATCAAGGATGCGCTGGTGCGCCAGGCCGCAGCGCCGGTGCGCTGGGTCGAGACCATGCAGGCGATGGCGGCAGAGGGCGTCAGCCATGTCTATGAATGTGGACCGGGCAAGGTGCTGGCTGGCCTGGTCAAGCGCTGCGCCGATGATCTCGAAGGCGGGGCGCTGGCCGACGCTGCCGGCATCGACGCGGCGATTGCCACGCTGCGCGGCTGA
- the fabG gene encoding 3-oxoacyl-ACP reductase FabG, giving the protein MLTGQIALVTGASRGIGRAIAVELGKMGATVIGTATTAEGAADIQKGLDAAGIKGLGAALNVTDAAACEALIGEIEGKFGSVGILVNNAGITRDNLAMRMKDDEWDAVVDTNLKAVFRLSRLVMRGMMKARSGRIINITSVVGAAGNPGQANYAAAKAGVAGMTRALAQELGSRNITVNCVAPGFIDTDMTKTLPDAQRDALLGRIPLGRLGQADEIAAAVGFLASPRASYVTGATLHVNGGMYMS; this is encoded by the coding sequence ATGCTGACAGGACAGATTGCACTCGTCACCGGCGCATCGCGCGGCATCGGCCGCGCCATTGCCGTCGAGCTCGGCAAGATGGGCGCCACGGTGATCGGCACGGCGACGACCGCGGAAGGCGCTGCCGACATTCAGAAGGGACTCGATGCCGCCGGCATCAAGGGCTTGGGCGCAGCACTCAATGTGACCGACGCGGCAGCCTGCGAAGCGCTGATCGGCGAGATCGAGGGCAAGTTCGGCAGTGTCGGCATCCTCGTCAATAACGCCGGCATCACCCGCGACAACCTGGCCATGCGCATGAAGGACGACGAGTGGGATGCCGTCGTCGACACCAACCTGAAGGCGGTGTTCCGCCTGTCCAGGCTGGTGATGCGCGGCATGATGAAGGCGCGCAGCGGCCGCATCATCAACATCACCTCGGTGGTCGGCGCCGCCGGCAATCCGGGCCAGGCCAACTATGCCGCCGCCAAGGCCGGCGTGGCCGGCATGACGCGCGCGCTGGCGCAGGAGCTGGGCAGCCGCAACATCACGGTGAATTGCGTTGCTCCCGGCTTCATCGATACCGACATGACCAAGACGCTGCCGGATGCGCAGCGCGATGCCTTGTTGGGCAGGATTCCGCTCGGCCGCCTCGGCCAGGCCGACGAGATCGCCGCTGCCGTCGGCTTTCTCGCCAGTCCGCGCGCCAGCTACGTCACCGGCGCAACCCTGCATGTCAACGGCGGCATGTACATGAGCTGA
- the acpP gene encoding acyl carrier protein: MENIEQRVRKIVAEQLGVNESEIKNESAFVDDLGADSLDTVELVMALEEEFECEIPDEEAEKITTVQQAIDYVNNHLKK, from the coding sequence ATGGAGAACATCGAACAGCGTGTCCGCAAGATCGTCGCCGAGCAACTGGGCGTCAATGAGTCCGAAATCAAGAACGAATCCGCCTTCGTCGATGATCTGGGCGCCGATTCGCTCGACACCGTCGAACTGGTGATGGCGCTCGAAGAGGAATTCGAGTGCGAGATTCCGGATGAAGAGGCCGAGAAGATCACCACCGTGCAGCAGGCCATCGATTACGTCAATAATCACCTGAAGAAGTAA
- the fabF gene encoding beta-ketoacyl-ACP synthase II, with amino-acid sequence MARRRVVVTGLGIISPVGNAVPAAWDNIVAGRSGIGRITRFDASAFASQIAGEVKDFDVGAYLSTKDARRMDTFIHYGLAAGMQAFKDSGLEITPENAERVGVNIGSGIGGLPMIEETHSEYLAGGPRKISPFFIPGTIINMISGHLSIMYGLKGPNLAMVTACTTATHCIGESARMVEYGDADVMVCGGAESTVVPLAIGGFASARALSTRNDDPATASRPWDKDRDGFVLGEGAGVLVLEEYEHARARGAKIYAEVAGYGMSADAHHMTAPAEDGDGARRCMVNALRNAQMNLDEVDYINAHGTSTPLGDIAETMAVKRCFGDHARRLVVNSTKSMTGHLLGAAGGVEAVFSTLAVHHQISPPTINIFNQDEQCDLDYCANTAREMEVRVALSNSFGFGGTNGTLVLRRI; translated from the coding sequence TTGGCGCGTCGAAGAGTCGTCGTTACCGGTCTTGGAATCATTTCGCCCGTTGGCAATGCCGTCCCCGCAGCCTGGGACAACATTGTTGCGGGGCGCTCCGGGATTGGCCGCATCACCCGCTTCGACGCATCGGCATTTGCCTCGCAGATTGCCGGAGAGGTCAAGGACTTCGATGTCGGTGCCTACCTCTCGACAAAGGACGCGCGCCGCATGGATACCTTCATCCATTACGGCCTGGCTGCCGGCATGCAGGCTTTCAAGGATAGCGGCCTCGAAATCACGCCGGAAAATGCCGAGCGCGTCGGCGTGAATATCGGTTCGGGCATCGGCGGATTGCCGATGATCGAGGAAACCCACAGCGAGTATCTTGCCGGCGGACCGCGCAAGATTTCTCCTTTTTTCATTCCCGGCACCATCATCAACATGATCTCGGGCCATCTGTCCATCATGTACGGACTGAAGGGGCCGAATCTGGCGATGGTGACGGCATGCACCACGGCAACGCACTGCATCGGCGAATCGGCCCGCATGGTCGAGTACGGCGATGCGGATGTGATGGTTTGCGGCGGTGCCGAATCGACCGTGGTGCCGCTGGCCATCGGCGGTTTTGCTTCGGCGCGCGCGTTGTCGACGCGCAATGACGATCCGGCGACGGCCAGCCGGCCCTGGGACAAGGATCGTGACGGCTTCGTGCTGGGCGAAGGCGCCGGTGTCCTGGTGCTGGAAGAGTACGAGCATGCCAGGGCGCGCGGCGCGAAGATCTACGCCGAGGTTGCCGGCTATGGCATGAGCGCCGATGCGCATCACATGACCGCGCCGGCTGAGGATGGCGATGGCGCGCGCCGCTGCATGGTCAATGCCCTGCGCAATGCGCAGATGAATCTCGACGAAGTCGATTACATCAACGCCCACGGCACATCGACGCCGCTTGGCGATATCGCCGAAACCATGGCGGTCAAGCGCTGCTTTGGCGACCATGCCCGGCGCCTGGTGGTGAATTCGACGAAATCGATGACCGGCCATCTGCTGGGTGCTGCCGGTGGTGTCGAGGCGGTGTTCTCGACACTGGCCGTGCACCACCAGATTTCGCCGCCGACCATCAACATCTTCAACCAGGACGAGCAGTGCGATCTCGATTATTGCGCCAATACCGCGCGTGAGATGGAGGTACGTGTGGCCTTGTCCAATTCCTTCGGCTTCGGCGGCACCAACGGCACCCTGGTGCTCCGCCGCATCTGA
- a CDS encoding protein YgfX, whose amino-acid sequence MQLPCRISIRPSGKLAMLLCLAHGGVALALLLLVLERHDLLWLLAVLLPLIAASLAWQLLRLYGPRRVVCLTLQRDGVVELQYHDDAATFVQGRVESQTTVMPWLTVLLLRSSSGRRLSLTLLPDALDGEDFRRLRLWLRWIALEAEAGRDRQMFGNTGDIGNLR is encoded by the coding sequence GTGCAGCTGCCTTGCCGAATCTCCATCAGACCTTCGGGCAAACTCGCCATGCTGCTGTGCCTGGCGCATGGCGGCGTCGCGCTGGCGCTGCTTCTGCTGGTGCTGGAAAGGCATGATCTGCTGTGGCTGCTGGCCGTGCTGCTGCCGCTCATCGCAGCTTCCCTGGCCTGGCAATTGCTGCGCCTGTACGGCCCGCGCCGCGTGGTTTGCCTGACGCTGCAGCGGGACGGCGTGGTGGAGTTGCAGTATCACGATGACGCGGCGACGTTCGTGCAGGGACGCGTCGAGTCGCAGACGACGGTGATGCCCTGGCTGACGGTGTTGCTGCTGCGTTCGAGCAGCGGCCGCCGCCTGTCCCTGACCTTGCTGCCCGATGCGCTGGATGGGGAGGATTTCCGCCGGCTGCGTCTCTGGTTGCGCTGGATCGCGCTTGAAGCCGAGGCTGGGCGTGATCGGCAGATGTTCGGCAACACCGGCGACATCGGCAACCTGCGTTGA
- the nadB gene encoding L-aspartate oxidase, translating into MIDFDVLILGSGLAGQSLALRLADTLRVAIITKKTLEDSASGWAQGGIAAVLDSTDSVEAHIQDTLTAGAGLCDPAVTCFVVEHGRQAIEWLIGQGVHFTRDTHSDLGYHLTREGGHSHRRVIHVDDATGAAVQETLTDRVRRHPNIHTYEHHIAIDLITGSRLERSELGCVGAYVLDIMAGHVRTFRAAQTVLATGGSGKVYLYTTNPDTATGDGIAMAWRAGCRVADMEFVQFHPTCLYHPHAKSFLISEAVRGEGGVLRLADGTRFMPDHDPRAELAPRDIVARAIDFEMKKHGLDCVFLDITHQPAAFIREHFPNIHAHCLALGIDITRDPIPVVPAAHFSCGGVLTDLHARTDLPGLYAIGETAGTGLHGANRLASNSLLECLVFAEAAAQDILAAQPRRLPAIPPWDESRVTDADEEIVIAHNWDELRRFMWDYVGIVRTNKRLERARHRIRLLEREIDEYYANFRVSNDLIELRNLVLTAHLIVRSAQQRRESRGLHYSRDYPQLLPKARRTLLRPPRRLRND; encoded by the coding sequence GTGATCGACTTCGACGTACTGATACTCGGCAGCGGCCTGGCCGGCCAGTCGCTGGCATTGCGCCTGGCGGACACTTTGCGCGTTGCCATCATCACCAAGAAAACGCTCGAGGATTCGGCCTCCGGCTGGGCGCAAGGCGGCATTGCCGCCGTACTCGATTCGACCGACTCCGTCGAGGCCCACATCCAGGACACCCTCACCGCCGGCGCCGGCCTCTGCGATCCGGCAGTCACCTGCTTCGTTGTCGAACACGGGCGCCAGGCCATTGAATGGCTGATCGGCCAAGGCGTGCATTTCACCCGCGATACCCACTCCGACCTCGGCTATCACCTGACCCGCGAAGGCGGTCACAGCCACCGGCGGGTGATTCATGTCGATGACGCCACCGGCGCGGCCGTCCAGGAAACGCTGACCGACCGGGTGCGCCGCCATCCGAACATCCATACCTACGAGCACCACATCGCCATCGACCTGATCACCGGCAGCCGGCTCGAACGCAGCGAACTCGGCTGCGTCGGCGCCTACGTTCTCGACATCATGGCCGGTCATGTGCGGACCTTTCGCGCCGCGCAAACCGTGCTGGCCACCGGCGGTTCGGGCAAGGTATACCTCTACACGACCAATCCCGACACCGCCACCGGCGACGGCATCGCCATGGCCTGGCGAGCCGGCTGCCGGGTGGCCGACATGGAGTTCGTGCAGTTCCACCCGACCTGTCTTTATCACCCACACGCCAAATCCTTCCTGATCTCCGAGGCCGTGCGCGGCGAAGGCGGCGTGCTGCGCCTGGCCGACGGCACGCGCTTCATGCCGGATCACGACCCGCGCGCCGAACTGGCGCCACGCGACATCGTCGCCCGCGCCATCGACTTCGAGATGAAAAAACACGGCCTCGACTGCGTGTTTCTCGACATCACCCACCAGCCGGCCGCCTTCATCCGCGAGCACTTTCCCAACATTCATGCCCACTGCCTGGCGCTGGGCATCGACATCACCCGCGATCCCATTCCCGTCGTCCCCGCAGCTCATTTCAGTTGCGGCGGCGTGCTCACCGATCTCCACGCCCGCACCGACCTGCCCGGCCTGTATGCCATCGGCGAAACCGCAGGTACCGGCCTGCATGGCGCCAATCGCCTGGCGAGCAACTCGCTGCTCGAATGCCTGGTGTTTGCCGAAGCCGCCGCGCAGGACATCCTCGCCGCCCAGCCACGCCGTCTGCCGGCCATCCCGCCATGGGACGAAAGCCGCGTCACCGATGCCGACGAGGAAATCGTCATTGCGCACAACTGGGATGAATTGCGCCGCTTCATGTGGGATTACGTCGGTATCGTGCGCACCAACAAGCGCCTGGAGCGCGCCCGACACCGCATCCGTCTGCTGGAACGTGAAATCGACGAGTACTACGCAAATTTCCGCGTCAGCAACGATCTGATCGAATTGCGCAATCTGGTGCTGACCGCCCATCTGATCGTCCGCAGCGCCCAGCAGCGGCGCGAAAGCCGCGGACTGCACTACAGCCGCGATTATCCGCAACTGCTGCCGAAAGCGCGGCGCACCCTGTTGCGGCCGCCACGCCGCCTGCGCAACGACTGA
- the rpoE gene encoding RNA polymerase sigma factor RpoE, whose product MSDRETDQILVERVQQGDKQAFGLLVSKYQRKLMRLVLRLVRDSAEAEDVVQEAFIKAYRALPGFRGESAFYTWLYRIGINAAKNHLATRSRRPPTVTEFDSEEAETFDDGELLRDQNTPERILMSKEIGATVNVAIEALPEDLRNAIILREIEGLSYEEIANVMECPIGTVRSRIFRAREAIAEKLKPLLDTAPDKRW is encoded by the coding sequence GTGAGCGATCGAGAAACTGATCAAATTCTGGTTGAGCGTGTGCAGCAGGGAGACAAGCAGGCCTTCGGGTTGCTGGTTTCCAAGTACCAGCGCAAGCTGATGCGGCTGGTTTTGCGCCTGGTCCGCGATTCCGCAGAAGCTGAAGATGTCGTGCAGGAAGCATTCATCAAGGCGTATCGGGCATTGCCCGGCTTTCGCGGTGAAAGCGCCTTCTATACCTGGCTTTACCGAATCGGGATCAATGCGGCAAAAAACCACCTGGCAACACGCAGCAGACGCCCGCCGACGGTAACGGAGTTTGACAGCGAGGAAGCGGAGACTTTCGATGATGGCGAGCTGTTGCGCGACCAGAATACGCCGGAGCGCATCCTGATGTCGAAGGAGATCGGTGCCACGGTGAATGTTGCAATAGAGGCGCTGCCCGAGGATTTGCGCAATGCCATCATACTGCGCGAGATCGAAGGGCTGAGTTATGAAGAGATTGCCAATGTCATGGAATGTCCGATCGGTACGGTGCGCTCGCGAATTTTCCGTGCGCGCGAAGCCATTGCCGAGAAACTGAAACCCTTGCTGGATACTGCACCGGACAAGCGTTGGTGA
- a CDS encoding sigma-E factor negative regulatory protein, which translates to MMKSELSSLFDDELASEHQSTVVAALCTDADLRAAWHDYQLIGDALRAESHPDPALDLDRDVTARVMAALQREPALFVPRLRTDTATPSHRSSTKQTMLHLVQGGMRYAAALAGVGVVAWLALSAPQTSPQMAPELLARKTAPVVAQVERVTQQPTAAAQATAVASEPAQTGRLQSYLVAHQAYSPGNRFDGGAGYMRTVAASR; encoded by the coding sequence ATGATGAAGAGCGAACTTTCCTCCCTGTTCGATGATGAGCTCGCAAGCGAACATCAGTCGACGGTCGTTGCCGCCCTGTGCACGGATGCGGACTTGCGTGCCGCCTGGCATGACTATCAGTTGATCGGCGATGCCCTGCGCGCGGAATCGCATCCCGATCCCGCGCTCGATCTGGACAGGGATGTGACTGCGCGGGTAATGGCCGCGCTGCAGCGCGAGCCTGCCTTGTTCGTGCCTCGGCTGCGTACGGATACTGCCACTCCCTCTCACCGTTCTTCGACGAAACAGACGATGCTGCACTTGGTTCAGGGCGGCATGCGCTACGCGGCAGCGCTTGCCGGTGTCGGCGTGGTTGCCTGGCTGGCCTTGTCGGCACCGCAAACCTCGCCGCAGATGGCGCCGGAGTTGCTGGCCCGGAAGACTGCGCCGGTAGTGGCGCAGGTGGAGCGGGTGACTCAGCAGCCGACTGCGGCAGCGCAGGCAACGGCAGTGGCAAGCGAACCGGCCCAGACGGGTCGTCTGCAATCCTACCTGGTGGCGCACCAGGCCTATTCGCCCGGCAACCGCTTCGATGGCGGCGCCGGTTACATGCGCACGGTAGCGGCATCGAGATGA
- a CDS encoding MucB/RseB C-terminal domain-containing protein: MKRWLIGGVCCLTLATPFSALAQAAQQQDGLYWLGRVVSAVREQSYSGTFVYRNGAQTESSRITHLVENGREYERLEVLDGSPREVIRSNDEIKCYLPESRTLIIEKRARQSSFPVMLPTSLAGLTEYYSIRKGAIERVAERDSQTIRLEPRDDQRYGHQFWVDLDSGLPLKAGTLNEYGETVETFAFTQLKVGAVFDRDAFKSRFDARSAGWRVLNIQTTGARGMEDAWSFKVQVPGFRKLAGMKRRGGAGDADGTHVVFSDGLAAISVFIETLPEHVEPGLSALGAVNVYQRVLGNHLIVVMGEVPRATLKKFGDGIEPRRR, from the coding sequence ATGAAGCGCTGGCTCATCGGCGGCGTCTGCTGCCTGACTCTTGCAACGCCGTTTTCCGCACTGGCGCAGGCCGCACAGCAGCAGGACGGGTTGTACTGGCTGGGACGGGTCGTCTCGGCGGTCCGCGAACAGAGCTACAGCGGAACTTTCGTTTATCGCAACGGCGCGCAAACGGAAAGCTCGCGCATCACCCATCTGGTCGAAAACGGCAGGGAATACGAACGCCTGGAAGTGCTCGACGGCAGTCCGCGCGAAGTCATTCGCAGCAACGACGAGATCAAATGCTATCTGCCGGAAAGCCGTACCCTGATCATCGAGAAGCGCGCGCGGCAGAGTTCCTTTCCGGTGATGCTGCCGACATCGCTGGCCGGTTTGACGGAATACTATTCGATACGCAAGGGAGCCATCGAGCGCGTGGCCGAACGCGACAGCCAGACGATACGCCTGGAGCCCAGGGACGATCAGCGTTACGGCCATCAATTCTGGGTCGATCTGGACAGCGGCCTGCCGCTCAAGGCGGGCACGCTCAATGAGTACGGCGAGACTGTGGAGACATTCGCATTTACGCAATTGAAGGTTGGCGCCGTTTTCGATCGCGATGCTTTCAAGTCCAGATTCGATGCGCGGAGCGCTGGCTGGCGCGTGCTTAACATTCAAACCACCGGCGCGCGTGGTATGGAAGATGCTTGGTCGTTCAAGGTGCAGGTGCCTGGTTTCCGCAAGCTGGCGGGCATGAAGCGCCGGGGAGGTGCAGGCGATGCGGATGGTACGCACGTGGTGTTTTCCGATGGCCTGGCGGCCATTTCCGTGTTCATCGAGACTTTGCCGGAGCATGTCGAACCGGGTCTGAGCGCCCTGGGCGCGGTCAATGTCTATCAGCGTGTGCTGGGTAATCATCTGATCGTCGTGATGGGCGAGGTGCCGCGTGCCACCCTGAAGAAGTTCGGTGACGGCATCGAGCCGCGCCGCAGGTGA
- a CDS encoding SoxR reducing system RseC family protein — MTRVEGPYALVEVRPMSGGCGRCHEAGGCGSNLLNETLRPQSMNIYRLTNEIGARVGDVVMISVPEGAVLRVALLAYLLPVLCLIAGAAIGTSVYAEDRFALAGAVIGLMAGLLVLRLLQPRLARGAARIGMRLASTEELQMDCHG; from the coding sequence GTGACCCGTGTCGAGGGGCCGTATGCCCTGGTCGAGGTCCGGCCGATGAGCGGCGGTTGTGGGCGCTGCCACGAGGCCGGCGGCTGTGGCAGCAATTTGCTCAATGAGACCCTGCGGCCGCAGAGCATGAATATCTACCGCCTGACGAACGAGATCGGCGCCAGGGTGGGTGATGTCGTCATGATCAGCGTTCCCGAAGGCGCCGTTCTGCGGGTGGCCTTGCTGGCCTATCTGTTGCCGGTGCTGTGTTTGATTGCCGGCGCGGCAATCGGCACTTCGGTTTACGCTGAAGATCGTTTTGCCCTGGCCGGCGCGGTGATCGGCTTGATGGCGGGCTTGCTGGTATTGCGCCTGCTGCAGCCGCGCCTGGCCCGCGGCGCGGCGCGGATCGGCATGCGTCTTGCCAGTACTGAAGAGCTGCAGATGGATTGCCATGGCTGA
- a CDS encoding Do family serine endopeptidase: MKKILLFLGLFLLMPFAAAQARDLPDFTELVEAQGATVVNISTTQPVRGSRSQYGPFGRLPFDENDPAFEFFRRFFPPGQDDVFPGLQTRSLGSGFIISPDGHILTNAHVVDGASEILVKLADKRELRARLLGADARTDIALIKIDALGLPVVKLGDPARLKVGEWVIAIGSPFGFENSVTAGIVSAKSRVLPQESFVPFIQTDAAINPGNSGGPLFNMRGEVVGVNSQIYSRSGGYMGLAFAVPIDVAMEVQAQLKSHGRVVRGRIGVVMRDVSKELADSFGLIKAQGVLIDAVERDGPADRGGIVPGDVVLRMNGELVRQSSDLQRMIGSSKPGSRVVLQVWRKGAMQDFIVNVAETLDGRALAAASARAGKPAEPRGQSENESENENGNVSAMDNRLGLRLAELSAAQRKRLRASGGILVVDAQGIAAAAGLRRGDIILALIVKGAQTDVRSVEQFNVSVEQIGKAATLTLRVMRGESQTFVSIKGHNENKW, translated from the coding sequence ATGAAAAAAATCCTTCTATTCCTCGGCCTGTTTCTGCTGATGCCGTTTGCGGCAGCGCAGGCGCGGGACTTGCCCGATTTCACCGAGCTGGTCGAGGCGCAGGGGGCGACGGTGGTGAATATCAGCACCACGCAGCCCGTGCGCGGCAGTCGCAGCCAGTATGGTCCGTTCGGTCGCCTGCCTTTCGACGAGAACGATCCGGCTTTCGAGTTTTTCCGGCGGTTTTTTCCGCCCGGCCAGGATGACGTTTTCCCCGGCCTGCAGACCCGTTCCCTGGGTTCCGGTTTCATCATCAGCCCGGATGGCCACATTCTGACCAACGCCCACGTGGTCGATGGCGCCAGTGAAATCTTGGTCAAGCTCGCCGACAAGCGCGAGCTGCGGGCCAGGTTGCTGGGCGCTGATGCGCGCACCGATATCGCTCTGATCAAGATCGACGCGCTGGGTCTGCCGGTCGTCAAGCTGGGCGATCCGGCGCGGCTCAAGGTGGGTGAATGGGTGATCGCCATCGGCTCGCCCTTCGGCTTCGAGAACAGCGTCACGGCCGGTATCGTCAGCGCCAAGAGCCGCGTCCTGCCGCAGGAGAGTTTCGTCCCCTTCATCCAGACCGATGCGGCAATCAATCCCGGCAACTCCGGCGGGCCCCTGTTCAACATGCGTGGCGAAGTGGTCGGCGTCAATTCGCAGATCTACAGCCGTTCGGGCGGCTACATGGGGCTGGCCTTTGCGGTGCCGATCGACGTGGCGATGGAAGTCCAGGCACAACTGAAGTCGCATGGCCGGGTCGTGCGCGGGCGGATCGGGGTGGTGATGCGCGACGTCAGCAAGGAACTGGCGGACTCGTTCGGCCTCATCAAGGCGCAGGGCGTGCTGATCGACGCGGTGGAGAGAGACGGACCGGCCGACCGGGGCGGCATCGTGCCGGGCGATGTCGTGCTGCGCATGAATGGTGAACTCGTCCGCCAGTCGAGCGATTTGCAGCGCATGATCGGCAGCAGCAAGCCGGGCAGCCGGGTCGTGCTGCAGGTCTGGCGCAAGGGGGCAATGCAGGATTTCATCGTCAATGTCGCCGAAACCCTGGATGGCCGGGCGCTGGCAGCCGCCTCGGCGCGCGCCGGCAAGCCGGCCGAGCCGCGCGGCCAGAGCGAGAATGAAAGCGAGAACGAGAACGGAAACGTTTCGGCGATGGACAATCGCCTCGGCCTGCGGCTTGCGGAACTCAGCGCCGCGCAGCGGAAAAGGCTGCGGGCGTCCGGCGGCATTCTGGTGGTCGATGCGCAGGGGATTGCGGCGGCGGCCGGCCTGCGTCGCGGTGACATCATCCTGGCGCTGATCGTCAAGGGCGCGCAGACCGATGTCCGCAGCGTGGAGCAGTTCAACGTCTCGGTCGAGCAGATCGGCAAGGCCGCCACGCTCACCTTGCGCGTCATGCGCGGTGAAAGTCAGACTTTCGTCAGCATCAAGGGACACAACGAGAACAAGTGGTAA
- a CDS encoding glutaredoxin family protein: MEIRFKLYSRDYCHLCHDLLAALAAMQDECGLAFAIEVIDVDADSTDPALLEMYDEKVPVLAAVTEDGERELCHYFLDRQAVLAHLQSLHQAHVGHTGLRS, from the coding sequence ATGGAAATCCGCTTCAAACTTTACAGCCGCGATTACTGCCATCTTTGTCATGACCTGCTGGCGGCGCTGGCAGCCATGCAGGATGAGTGTGGGCTGGCGTTTGCCATCGAGGTGATCGATGTCGACGCCGACTCCACCGATCCCGCGCTGCTTGAGATGTATGACGAAAAAGTGCCGGTGCTGGCGGCCGTGACGGAGGACGGCGAGCGCGAGCTGTGCCATTATTTTCTCGACAGGCAGGCGGTGCTGGCGCATTTGCAGAGTCTGCATCAGGCGCACGTTGGCCATACTGGATTGCGCTCATGA
- a CDS encoding uracil-DNA glycosylase — MNVRDESLLPLASPAALADCVACPRLADFLAEVRDEHPDYHARPVAAFGDPQARLLIVGLAPGMHGANRSGRPFTGDYAGILLYETLHHYGFASRPVSVAVDDGLELRDCRITNAVKCLPPQNKPEPAEIRTCNRFLAAELQAAPELRVILALGNVAHKAVLMAFGMKQSACVFAHGARHALPDGLLLIDSYHCSRYNTQTRRLTAESFSAVFDAVRAALERNA; from the coding sequence ATGAACGTTCGTGATGAATCCCTGTTACCGCTCGCATCGCCCGCCGCGCTGGCCGATTGCGTGGCCTGTCCGCGCCTGGCCGACTTTCTGGCGGAGGTGCGGGACGAGCATCCGGATTACCATGCGCGTCCGGTTGCCGCCTTCGGCGATCCGCAGGCACGCCTGCTGATCGTCGGCCTGGCGCCGGGCATGCATGGTGCCAACCGCAGCGGTCGGCCGTTTACCGGCGATTACGCCGGCATCCTGCTGTATGAAACCCTGCATCACTACGGTTTCGCCAGTCGTCCCGTATCCGTTGCGGTGGATGATGGCCTCGAACTGCGCGACTGCCGCATTACCAATGCAGTGAAATGCCTGCCGCCGCAGAACAAGCCGGAACCGGCGGAAATCCGCACCTGCAATCGCTTTCTCGCTGCGGAGCTGCAGGCCGCGCCCGAGCTGCGCGTCATCCTGGCGCTGGGTAACGTGGCGCACAAGGCGGTGTTGATGGCGTTCGGCATGAAGCAGAGCGCCTGCGTCTTCGCGCATGGCGCCCGGCACGCGCTGCCGGATGGACTGTTGCTGATCGACAGTTACCACTGCAGCCGCTACAACACTCAGACGCGGCGCCTGACCGCCGAAAGTTTTTCCGCCGTCTTCGATGCCGTGCGGGCCGCACTCGAACGAAATGCCTGA